The Deltaproteobacteria bacterium genome includes the window TAGCCGGAACCGTCATCAATACGTTTCCGGCAGCATCCACATCCCAAGACAGCTCCCGCTCATCGGCAAATTGTCTCAGGAAATCGATCATTCCCTGCTCGTTCCCCGAGCCTCTGGGGATCTTGCTGACGACCTCAAACCAATGAAAAAATTCCGTAGGCTTAAGGTCTGATAATATCTCATTCTTCATTCTATACCTCCGTGGTCACGATGGTTTGACAGACGGTACATTCTTCCGCCTCAGCCCTCGGCTGTGCCAGGGGCAAAAAAACTGGTTTTCGATCCCGAAAGATGCAATAATAACGAAATCCGCACTCCCTGAGGATCTCCGATGCCTCGACGAAGGCTCCGCCGATCCAATCGGGCTGATGGGCATCCGAACCGAACGTGATGATCTCCCCGCCCAACTCCCGATAGCGCTTGAGGACCGATGTATCCGGACTGGGTTGTCCCATGCCGCGATACAAGGTCTTGGTGTTGCACTCGATGCCTTTGCCTTTCCGAATCACAGTCAGCAGGATCTCGTCCAAAAGATCGGCGTAGGTCCGGTACGAAAAGTACCGGTTTTTCGAAGGCAGATCTCTCAGGACAAAATCCAGATGCCCCACGACGTCGTAGGCGTCCGTGGCGGCAAGGTTGTCCAGCTCGGTTTGAAAATAGGCGCGGCAGGCGTCTTCTTCGGTGCAGTCTCTGTACAGGGCAGGATCTTCCGTGTCCCGGCCATTGAAGAAGTGGGTGGATCCGATCACAAAGTCAAAAGGATAGGCTGCCACGTATCGGTCCAACCTTTTGCCCAGGGGGACCTGCAGTCCCAGCTCGATTCCGATCAGAACTTCGATCCGGCCCTCGTATTTCTCCCTGACCTCCCGAAGAACACTGAGATATCCTTCCGTGTCTCCGGTCTCTGACAGCAGATAAATGCTGTGCCAGGGCGGATAATCATAGTCCTGGTGATCTGAAATGGCGATGTGTTTCATCCCCAGGCTCAAGGCTTTCCTGACTTCAGTCTCCACCGGAGC containing:
- a CDS encoding histidinol-phosphatase HisJ family protein, with the translated sequence MITDMHVHTCFSSDSTAPVETEVRKALSLGMKHIAISDHQDYDYPPWHSIYLLSETGDTEGYLSVLREVREKYEGRIEVLIGIELGLQVPLGKRLDRYVAAYPFDFVIGSTHFFNGRDTEDPALYRDCTEEDACRAYFQTELDNLAATDAYDVVGHLDFVLRDLPSKNRYFSYRTYADLLDEILLTVIRKGKGIECNTKTLYRGMGQPSPDTSVLKRYRELGGEIITFGSDAHQPDWIGGAFVEASEILRECGFRYYCIFRDRKPVFLPLAQPRAEAEECTVCQTIVTTEV